The Streptomyces sp. NBC_01268 genome window below encodes:
- a CDS encoding methyltransferase — protein sequence MTANAVNAVNAANATNTVDDADRLGATAAFVREQDTGVLLSRVLPGLHGPELRALTERCAFAHAAVLVFPPDEGTLRAQLSACGLAADVSAQPSVVVRDRLAARHHRNAADLDVRILRPTVHGPAGERRAVEVFALTVAPGSGLHGIAADERRPDREAHLAFDVERPDPLVLRGLLAGFARHGAVADGGGYNPHEDGTVFYFTAPADTRTEYRRVELYARGDHRDVLAEHLGRPLTEGSARPSGDPEAAEALLRMLTGAWTTQALAACARLRLPEAMHRRTGAGVPELARAVDAHPESLATLLRYLAMLGVVAEGPDGFRLTGVGALLAAEAPGSMRPLALMYGGPFYQSFAHLTHTVRSGEPAFDHFYGENHFDHFAADPELAALFDRSMVSSAPLFDPLPAHPVLATAAAAPGRPRTVVDIAGGTGELLGRILTAHPTLRGVLLERPQVLAAARTQLGATEAGERCAYRAGDFADVPPEGDVYVLSRVLHDWDDARCRDILRACAEAMPRDADLLVIERLLPADGGSSLATAWDLHMMCNTGGRERTADHYARLFEDCGLALVGHTPLALGAHTLHARRA from the coding sequence ATGACTGCGAACGCAGTGAACGCAGTGAACGCCGCGAACGCGACGAACACCGTCGACGACGCCGACAGGCTCGGCGCCACGGCCGCGTTCGTGCGGGAACAGGACACCGGCGTCCTCCTCTCCCGCGTGCTCCCCGGCCTCCACGGTCCCGAACTGCGGGCGTTGACGGAGCGGTGCGCCTTCGCGCACGCCGCCGTGCTCGTCTTCCCGCCCGACGAGGGCACCCTGCGGGCGCAGTTGAGCGCGTGCGGGCTGGCCGCGGACGTGTCGGCGCAGCCCAGCGTCGTCGTCCGGGACCGCCTCGCCGCGCGCCACCACCGCAACGCCGCGGATCTCGACGTAAGGATTCTCCGGCCGACGGTCCACGGCCCGGCGGGCGAGCGCCGCGCGGTCGAGGTGTTCGCGCTGACCGTGGCACCGGGCTCCGGGCTGCACGGGATCGCCGCCGACGAGCGCCGTCCGGACCGCGAGGCGCACCTCGCCTTCGACGTCGAACGGCCCGACCCGCTGGTGCTGCGCGGGCTGCTCGCCGGCTTCGCACGGCATGGCGCGGTCGCCGACGGCGGCGGCTACAACCCGCACGAGGACGGCACCGTGTTCTACTTCACGGCCCCCGCCGACACGAGGACGGAGTACCGCCGCGTGGAGCTGTACGCGCGGGGCGACCACCGTGACGTACTGGCCGAGCACCTCGGCCGCCCCCTCACCGAGGGGTCCGCGCGGCCGTCCGGTGATCCGGAGGCGGCGGAGGCGCTCCTGCGGATGCTGACGGGCGCCTGGACCACCCAGGCCCTCGCGGCGTGCGCGCGGCTGCGGCTGCCGGAGGCCATGCACCGCCGCACCGGGGCCGGTGTCCCGGAGCTGGCCCGCGCCGTCGACGCCCACCCGGAGAGCCTGGCGACGCTGCTGCGGTACCTCGCCATGCTGGGCGTGGTCGCCGAGGGCCCGGACGGATTCCGCCTCACCGGCGTCGGCGCCCTGCTGGCGGCCGAGGCCCCGGGATCGATGCGGCCCCTGGCGCTGATGTACGGCGGGCCCTTCTACCAGTCCTTCGCCCACCTGACCCACACGGTGCGCAGCGGCGAACCCGCCTTCGACCACTTCTACGGCGAGAACCACTTCGACCACTTCGCGGCCGACCCCGAACTCGCCGCCCTCTTCGACCGGTCCATGGTGTCGAGCGCCCCCCTCTTCGATCCGCTGCCCGCCCACCCCGTCCTCGCCACCGCGGCGGCCGCCCCCGGCCGTCCCCGCACCGTCGTCGACATCGCGGGCGGCACCGGGGAGCTCCTCGGCCGCATCCTCACCGCGCACCCCACCCTGCGCGGCGTCCTCCTGGAGCGCCCCCAGGTCCTCGCGGCGGCCCGCACCCAGCTCGGCGCCACCGAGGCGGGGGAGCGGTGCGCCTATCGCGCGGGCGACTTCGCGGACGTGCCCCCGGAGGGCGACGTGTACGTCCTCTCCCGCGTCCTGCACGACTGGGACGACGCCCGCTGCCGCGACATCCTGCGCGCCTGCGCCGAGGCCATGCCGCGGGACGCGGACCTCCTCGTGATCGAACGCCTCCTGCCGGCCGACGGCGGCTCCTCGCTCGCCACGGCGTGGGACCTCCACATGATGTGCAACACCGGCGGCCGCGAGCGCACCGCCGACCACTACGCCCGCCTGTTCGAGGACTGCGGACTCGCCCTCGTCGGGCACACCCCGCTCGCCCTGGGCGCCCACACCCTCCACGCCCGCAGGGCCTGA
- a CDS encoding 4-hydroxybenzoate 3-monooxygenase, whose amino-acid sequence MTDSPYARSAHDSADVVILGAGPAGLVLGNLLLRAGIDCAVLERSGRDDVQNRARAGFLAANTVRILARNGLDEGLRRNGQEHGVCEFRTDDGRFRLDYGRLGSGDPHTVYPQHELVADLLARFLDAGGRIRFDTEAVAVSGADGPTPSVTVREADGRTGRWRARYVAACDGRHGAGRRSVPTGAVRRYHRDHGVSWLGLLAEAPPSLDAVGYALHPRGYAGHMARSAEITRYYLQCPRDARADAWSDERVWDELDVRMRAPEYGPLVRGRLVRRSVVDLASDVLEPLRHGALFLVGDAAALISPSAAKGANLAVLEAEILGQALAAALRRGDRAALDGYSDRCLAHIWRAQEFSHWMIGLLHEPPGPEGASPFEARLRRSRIRALRDSPTQQDWFAENYVGI is encoded by the coding sequence GTGACAGACAGTCCGTACGCCCGGTCCGCCCACGACTCGGCCGACGTGGTGATCCTCGGAGCCGGCCCCGCCGGGCTCGTCCTGGGAAACCTCCTCCTCCGCGCCGGCATCGACTGCGCCGTCCTGGAACGGTCCGGCCGCGACGACGTGCAGAACCGGGCGCGGGCGGGCTTCCTCGCCGCGAACACCGTGCGGATCCTCGCCCGCAACGGCCTGGACGAAGGGCTGCGCCGGAACGGACAGGAGCACGGCGTCTGCGAGTTCCGCACCGACGACGGCCGCTTCCGCCTCGACTACGGACGGCTCGGCAGCGGCGATCCGCACACCGTCTACCCCCAACACGAGCTGGTCGCCGACCTGTTGGCGCGGTTCCTCGACGCCGGAGGGCGGATCCGCTTCGACACCGAGGCGGTCGCCGTGTCCGGTGCCGACGGTCCGACGCCCTCGGTGACCGTACGGGAGGCCGACGGGCGCACCGGACGCTGGCGGGCCCGGTACGTCGCCGCCTGCGACGGGCGGCACGGCGCCGGGCGGCGATCGGTCCCGACCGGCGCGGTCCGCCGCTACCACCGCGACCACGGAGTGTCCTGGCTGGGCCTGCTCGCCGAGGCGCCCCCGAGCCTGGACGCCGTGGGCTACGCCCTCCACCCGCGCGGCTATGCCGGACACATGGCCCGATCGGCCGAGATCACCCGTTACTACCTGCAGTGCCCGCGGGACGCCCGGGCCGACGCCTGGAGCGACGAACGCGTCTGGGACGAACTCGACGTGCGCATGCGCGCGCCCGAGTACGGCCCCCTGGTGCGCGGCCGCCTCGTCCGACGCTCCGTCGTCGACCTCGCCTCCGACGTCCTCGAACCCCTGCGCCACGGTGCGCTGTTCCTGGTGGGCGACGCGGCCGCGCTGATCAGCCCGTCGGCCGCCAAGGGCGCCAACCTCGCGGTGCTGGAGGCCGAGATCCTGGGCCAGGCCCTGGCCGCCGCCCTGCGCCGGGGCGACCGGGCGGCGCTCGACGGCTACTCGGACCGGTGTCTGGCGCACATCTGGCGTGCGCAGGAGTTCTCGCACTGGATGATCGGCCTCCTGCACGAGCCCCCGGGCCCCGAGGGCGCCTCGCCCTTCGAGGCGCGTCTGCGCCGGTCCCGGATCAGGGCGCTGCGCGACTCGCCGACCCAGCAGGACTGGTTCGCCGAGAACTACGTGGGGATCTGA